In the genome of Oncorhynchus clarkii lewisi isolate Uvic-CL-2024 chromosome 22, UVic_Ocla_1.0, whole genome shotgun sequence, one region contains:
- the LOC139380196 gene encoding major facilitator superfamily domain-containing protein 9-like isoform X2: MRMRKGMPSSTCYDSVKYASDKSDLFGVSMIIPLLSHHVKALGASPTVAGLVGSTYGILQLFSSTIVGSWSDVVGRRYSMLTCLLLSALGYGLLGMSTSIGLFVLARIPVGLFKHSLSICRALLSDLVSEAERPLVMGHFNAASSVGFILGPVVGGYLTEHEGGFYTSSFTCAAIFLLNTGLVWLLPWSDALTPQANANYNSSASKASCHVNDNHVTSTQQNSSHGNSNNHTTASGPAVTGSGSPETNQRVWSWDLDWGEVSMLQPAWRQLSSVGSKIRTVASSDMWDLFLVRLLMAIAIMLYYSNFSLAMEERFMLKPKATGYLISYSSTLGALAGCLVGPVTKLYGNDMPALLLHSTVLTCCLILLYAMAPSVWHVLLSSTFFAISTTIGRTCITDLELQKGGAHASGTLIGAGQSVTAVGRVLAPLLSGLAQEFSPCGPPSLGVGLALAAVTLLLVRVPKWDGRCKRKEAKLDKTHRE; encoded by the exons ATGAGAATGAGGAAGGGAATGCCTTCATCTACCTGCTATGACAGTGTGAAATATGCCAGTGATAAGtct gaCCTGTTTGGGGTGAGCATGATCATTCCCCTGCTGAGTCACCATGTCAAGGCGCTGGGGGCCAGCCCCACCGTGGCAGGCTTAGTAG GCTCCACATATGGGATCTTACAACTCTTCTCTAGCACTATAGTA GGCAGCTGGAGTGACGTGGTGGGGAGGCGGTACTCTATGCTGACGTGTCTGCTGCTGAGTGCTCTGGGCTACGGCCTGCTGGGGATGTCCACCAGCATCGGCCTGTTTGTCCTGGCTAGGATCCCTGTGG ggCTGTTCAAGCACTCCCTGTCTATCTGCCGGGCCCTGCTGTCTGACCTTGTGTCTGAGGCAGAGCGCCCCCTGGTGATGGGACACTTCAATGCTGCCTCCAGCGTGGGCTTCATCTTGGGACCCGTGGTGGGGGGATACCTTACAGAGCACGAGGGGGGCTTCTACACCTCCTCCTTCACCTGTGCCGCAATCTTCCTCCTCAACACAg GTCTGGTTTGGCTGCTTCCCTGGAGCGATGCGCTAACCCCACAGGCCAATGCTAACTACAACAGCAGCGCTAGTAAAGCCAGCTGCCACGTCAACGACAACCACGTCACCTCGACACAGCAAAACTCATCCCATGGCAACAGCAACAACCACACTACAGCGTCGGGGCCAGCAGTCACAGGATCGGGGTCTCCAGAAACAAACCAGAGGGTCTGGAGCTGGGACCTAGACTGGGGGGAGGTGTCAATGCTCCAACCTGCCTGGCGTCAGCTCTCCTCAGTGGGCTCCAAGATCCGCACGGTGGCCTCCTCAGACATGTGGGACCTGTTCCTGGTGCGTCTGCTCATGGCCATCGCCATTATGCTTTACTACAGCAACTTTTCTCTGGCCATGGAGGAGCGCTTCATGCTGAAGCCCAAAGCCACAGGTTATCTAATTAGCTACAGCTCTACCCTGGGGGCCTTGGCCGGCTGCTTGGTGGGGCCCGTCACCAAACTGTACGGTAACGACATGCCGGCACTGTTGCTACACTCTACAGTCCTCACGTGTTGCCTGATCCTGCTCTATGCCATGGCGCCGAGTGTCTGGCACGTGTTGTTAAGTTCCACTTTCTTCGCCATCTCCACGACCATCGGACGCACCTGCATCACAGACCTCGAGTTGCAGAAAGGGGGAGCTCACGCCAGTGGCACACTAATCGGGGCAGGGCAGTCGGTGACGGCGGTGGGTCGGGTGCTCGCCCCCCTGCTTTCGGGGCTGGCCCAGGAGTTTAGTCCCTGCGGGCCACCGAGTCTGGGGGTGGGGCTGGCGTTAGCGGCCGTCACCCTGCTGCTGGTAAGAGTTCCCAAATGGGACGGGAGATGCAAGAGGAAAGAGGCCAAACTtgataaaacacacagagagtga
- the LOC139380196 gene encoding major facilitator superfamily domain-containing protein 9-like isoform X1: MNNAKCSILNQIPRRRKRIIQCVYVVGFMDLFGVSMIIPLLSHHVKALGASPTVAGLVGSTYGILQLFSSTIVGSWSDVVGRRYSMLTCLLLSALGYGLLGMSTSIGLFVLARIPVGLFKHSLSICRALLSDLVSEAERPLVMGHFNAASSVGFILGPVVGGYLTEHEGGFYTSSFTCAAIFLLNTGLVWLLPWSDALTPQANANYNSSASKASCHVNDNHVTSTQQNSSHGNSNNHTTASGPAVTGSGSPETNQRVWSWDLDWGEVSMLQPAWRQLSSVGSKIRTVASSDMWDLFLVRLLMAIAIMLYYSNFSLAMEERFMLKPKATGYLISYSSTLGALAGCLVGPVTKLYGNDMPALLLHSTVLTCCLILLYAMAPSVWHVLLSSTFFAISTTIGRTCITDLELQKGGAHASGTLIGAGQSVTAVGRVLAPLLSGLAQEFSPCGPPSLGVGLALAAVTLLLVRVPKWDGRCKRKEAKLDKTHRE; encoded by the exons ATGAATAACGCGAAATGTAGCATATTAAATCAGATACCAAGGAGACGAAAGCGGATTATACAATGTGTCTATGTGGTGGGGTTCATG gaCCTGTTTGGGGTGAGCATGATCATTCCCCTGCTGAGTCACCATGTCAAGGCGCTGGGGGCCAGCCCCACCGTGGCAGGCTTAGTAG GCTCCACATATGGGATCTTACAACTCTTCTCTAGCACTATAGTA GGCAGCTGGAGTGACGTGGTGGGGAGGCGGTACTCTATGCTGACGTGTCTGCTGCTGAGTGCTCTGGGCTACGGCCTGCTGGGGATGTCCACCAGCATCGGCCTGTTTGTCCTGGCTAGGATCCCTGTGG ggCTGTTCAAGCACTCCCTGTCTATCTGCCGGGCCCTGCTGTCTGACCTTGTGTCTGAGGCAGAGCGCCCCCTGGTGATGGGACACTTCAATGCTGCCTCCAGCGTGGGCTTCATCTTGGGACCCGTGGTGGGGGGATACCTTACAGAGCACGAGGGGGGCTTCTACACCTCCTCCTTCACCTGTGCCGCAATCTTCCTCCTCAACACAg GTCTGGTTTGGCTGCTTCCCTGGAGCGATGCGCTAACCCCACAGGCCAATGCTAACTACAACAGCAGCGCTAGTAAAGCCAGCTGCCACGTCAACGACAACCACGTCACCTCGACACAGCAAAACTCATCCCATGGCAACAGCAACAACCACACTACAGCGTCGGGGCCAGCAGTCACAGGATCGGGGTCTCCAGAAACAAACCAGAGGGTCTGGAGCTGGGACCTAGACTGGGGGGAGGTGTCAATGCTCCAACCTGCCTGGCGTCAGCTCTCCTCAGTGGGCTCCAAGATCCGCACGGTGGCCTCCTCAGACATGTGGGACCTGTTCCTGGTGCGTCTGCTCATGGCCATCGCCATTATGCTTTACTACAGCAACTTTTCTCTGGCCATGGAGGAGCGCTTCATGCTGAAGCCCAAAGCCACAGGTTATCTAATTAGCTACAGCTCTACCCTGGGGGCCTTGGCCGGCTGCTTGGTGGGGCCCGTCACCAAACTGTACGGTAACGACATGCCGGCACTGTTGCTACACTCTACAGTCCTCACGTGTTGCCTGATCCTGCTCTATGCCATGGCGCCGAGTGTCTGGCACGTGTTGTTAAGTTCCACTTTCTTCGCCATCTCCACGACCATCGGACGCACCTGCATCACAGACCTCGAGTTGCAGAAAGGGGGAGCTCACGCCAGTGGCACACTAATCGGGGCAGGGCAGTCGGTGACGGCGGTGGGTCGGGTGCTCGCCCCCCTGCTTTCGGGGCTGGCCCAGGAGTTTAGTCCCTGCGGGCCACCGAGTCTGGGGGTGGGGCTGGCGTTAGCGGCCGTCACCCTGCTGCTGGTAAGAGTTCCCAAATGGGACGGGAGATGCAAGAGGAAAGAGGCCAAACTtgataaaacacacagagagtga